In Suttonella indologenes, one genomic interval encodes:
- the gatB gene encoding Asp-tRNA(Asn)/Glu-tRNA(Gln) amidotransferase subunit GatB: MIYEAVIGLELHIQLATESKLFSSSSASFGAEVNTHVNEIDLGYPGVLPVLNERALEYAVLFGLALGSQINPNAFFMRKNYFYPDLPKGYQISQLADAIILGGLVDLPEFERQVRINRGQLEEDAGKSVHDAFTDRTGIDLNRAGVPLIELVSEPDMRSAAEAVAYMRKIHHLVRYLGISDGNMQEGSFRCDANVSIREKGSEVYNARVELKNINSFRFVEQAIELEIERQIDVVENGGTVEQETRLFDPDKMETRTMRSKEEANDYRYFPDPDLLPLQLSAEWIEQIRQNLPELPHLREQRYAEQYALDKDSLRFLVQDKATAQYFEEALNAGAEARTAAIWMQSELVKLLPEGQGFADCLLNPNQFAVLLARVADNTLSANAAKKLLPELWGNADISVDALIDTKGLRQVNDDGQLQQWAEEVLAANPDQVAAYKGGQVKMLGYLVGQVLKKSQGKANPKSVNELLQKLLA; this comes from the coding sequence ATGATTTATGAAGCGGTTATTGGTTTAGAGTTGCATATTCAGTTGGCAACGGAAAGTAAATTATTTTCTTCTTCTTCTGCATCTTTTGGCGCGGAGGTCAATACTCATGTTAATGAAATTGATTTAGGCTATCCGGGGGTTCTACCGGTATTAAATGAGCGAGCGCTTGAATATGCGGTATTATTTGGTTTGGCTTTAGGTAGTCAAATTAACCCGAATGCTTTTTTTATGCGCAAAAATTATTTCTACCCTGATTTGCCGAAAGGTTATCAAATTAGCCAGTTAGCTGATGCGATTATTTTAGGTGGTTTGGTAGATTTACCGGAGTTCGAACGGCAAGTGAGGATTAATCGCGGACAATTGGAAGAAGATGCGGGTAAGTCCGTACATGATGCTTTTACAGATCGTACGGGGATTGATTTAAATCGTGCAGGTGTGCCTTTGATTGAGTTAGTCTCTGAACCTGATATGCGCAGTGCGGCTGAAGCGGTGGCTTATATGCGGAAAATTCATCATCTTGTGCGTTATTTAGGTATTAGTGACGGCAATATGCAAGAGGGCTCTTTCCGCTGTGATGCGAATGTCTCAATTCGTGAGAAAGGTAGTGAAGTTTATAATGCTCGTGTTGAGTTAAAAAATATCAATTCTTTCCGTTTTGTTGAGCAGGCAATTGAGCTTGAAATCGAAAGACAGATTGATGTAGTGGAAAACGGTGGCACGGTTGAACAGGAAACGCGTTTATTTGATCCTGATAAGATGGAAACGCGCACGATGCGTTCTAAAGAAGAAGCCAATGACTATCGTTATTTCCCGGATCCTGATTTGTTGCCTTTGCAATTAAGCGCAGAATGGATTGAGCAAATACGTCAAAATTTACCGGAATTACCGCATTTGCGCGAGCAACGTTATGCAGAACAATATGCTTTAGATAAAGACAGTTTACGTTTTTTAGTGCAAGACAAAGCAACTGCGCAATATTTTGAAGAGGCATTGAATGCCGGTGCAGAGGCAAGAACGGCGGCGATTTGGATGCAGTCTGAATTGGTGAAATTATTGCCGGAAGGACAGGGCTTTGCTGATTGTCTGCTGAATCCCAATCAATTTGCTGTTTTGCTTGCCCGTGTGGCGGATAATACGTTGTCTGCTAATGCCGCGAAAAAGTTATTGCCTGAATTATGGGGAAATGCCGATATTTCCGTAGATGCTTTGATTGATACTAAAGGTTTGCGTCAGGTTAATGATGACGGACAATTGCAGCAATGGGCGGAAGAAGTTTTAGCTGCAAATCCTGATCAGGTAGCGGCATATAAAGGCGGACAAGTGAAAATGCTAGGCTATTTAGTCGGACAAGTATTAAAGAAATCACAAGGAAAAGCAAATCCGAAATCAGTCAATGAATTATTGCAGAAATTATTGGCTTAA
- the nth gene encoding endonuclease III, whose protein sequence is MKKSDIDTFFARLQAANPKPSTELEYDSVFELLIAVMLSAQATDVGVNKATRKLFPIANTPESILALGEEGLKSYIKTIGLFNSKASNIIKTCALLLEKYDGKVPDQREALESLPGVGRKTANVVLNTAFGQIAMAVDTHIFRVSNRTGLAKGKNVREVEDKLLQRVPEAYLLDAHHWLILHGRYTCTARKPKCTSCIVSDLCEQPVNMEE, encoded by the coding sequence ATGAAGAAATCTGATATCGACACTTTTTTTGCGCGTTTACAAGCAGCAAATCCCAAACCAAGTACCGAATTAGAATACGATTCGGTATTTGAGCTGCTGATTGCCGTCATGCTATCTGCGCAAGCCACCGATGTCGGCGTCAATAAAGCGACACGCAAACTCTTCCCAATTGCCAATACGCCGGAAAGCATCTTAGCCCTTGGCGAAGAAGGCTTGAAAAGCTATATAAAAACCATCGGCTTATTCAATAGCAAGGCAAGCAATATCATCAAAACCTGTGCTTTGCTGCTAGAAAAATACGATGGAAAAGTTCCCGATCAACGCGAAGCTTTAGAAAGCCTGCCGGGCGTAGGGCGCAAAACCGCAAACGTTGTCCTCAATACCGCTTTCGGACAAATTGCCATGGCGGTCGATACGCATATATTCCGCGTGTCTAATCGCACAGGACTTGCGAAAGGCAAAAACGTTCGCGAAGTGGAAGACAAATTACTGCAGCGCGTGCCTGAAGCTTATCTGTTAGATGCCCATCATTGGCTGATTTTGCATGGCCGCTATACCTGCACCGCCCGTAAACCCAAATGCACCTCTTGCATCGTTTCCGATTTATGCGAGCAACCTGTGAATATGGAAGAATAA
- a CDS encoding 2-hydroxymuconate tautomerase, which translates to MPIVNIKIIEGRSIEQKREMTQKVTQAIASSLGIAEAAVWISIEDLKPENLCQGGELRADKK; encoded by the coding sequence ATGCCAATCGTTAACATCAAAATCATTGAAGGTCGCAGCATCGAACAAAAACGCGAAATGACCCAAAAAGTTACCCAAGCCATTGCCAGCAGCTTAGGCATTGCGGAAGCTGCGGTCTGGATTAGTATTGAAGACTTAAAACCTGAAAATCTGTGCCAAGGCGGCGAACTTCGTGCCGATAAAAAATAA
- the nusB gene encoding transcription antitermination factor NusB, whose translation MTSKTPNLKRQAIKARSQARYELLQLLYQWQLQDDSPEYVRCNSFENNARQDIDSFYFDEAWHYITAHSLKLGELFLPFLQRRSFSALDPIERAILWIAAFELTRRKDIHPTVIINEAVELAKKFGADESYKFINGILDKLSKNLPEEAPVSSSVSAQSSQTAE comes from the coding sequence ATGACCAGTAAAACTCCCAATCTCAAACGCCAAGCCATTAAAGCGCGTTCGCAGGCTCGCTACGAACTGCTGCAACTGCTCTATCAATGGCAATTACAAGACGACAGCCCCGAATATGTACGGTGCAACAGCTTTGAAAACAATGCCCGACAAGACATTGACAGTTTTTATTTCGATGAAGCATGGCATTACATCACTGCACACAGCCTCAAACTCGGCGAACTGTTTCTGCCCTTTCTGCAACGCCGCTCCTTCTCCGCCCTTGACCCGATTGAGCGCGCTATTTTATGGATTGCCGCCTTTGAACTCACGCGGCGCAAAGACATCCATCCGACCGTGATTATCAATGAGGCGGTGGAACTGGCGAAAAAATTCGGCGCAGACGAAAGCTATAAATTTATCAACGGTATTTTAGACAAACTCAGCAAAAATCTTCCCGAAGAAGCGCCGGTGTCCTCCTCTGTTAGCGCCCAATCCTCTCAAACTGCGGAATAG